From the Permianibacter fluminis genome, one window contains:
- a CDS encoding MotA/TolQ/ExbB proton channel family protein: MNFMLVFEQNDPVLISTFLLLILMSSITWFVILLRGFVFLRTRAAIKREIALFWKSKDLTSARKAVEKSNQPVGRMAKAGLHALDEFHDNEKTFAEACGLDDYLVRCIRNALNLETQRLEGGMTVLASIGSTAPFVGLFGTVWGIYHALLAIASSGQATLDAVAGPMGEALVATAAGLFAAIPAVLAYNTFVRGNKVVQNHLDSFAHDLHHSLLAFGSK; this comes from the coding sequence ATGAATTTCATGTTGGTGTTTGAGCAAAACGATCCGGTCCTGATCTCAACTTTCCTGTTGCTGATCCTGATGTCGTCGATCACCTGGTTTGTCATTTTGCTGCGCGGCTTTGTCTTCCTGCGCACCCGTGCAGCCATCAAGCGCGAAATCGCCCTGTTCTGGAAGTCGAAAGACCTGACCTCGGCGCGCAAGGCGGTGGAAAAATCGAATCAGCCGGTCGGTCGCATGGCCAAAGCCGGTCTGCATGCGCTGGATGAATTCCACGATAACGAAAAGACTTTCGCCGAAGCCTGTGGTCTGGACGATTACCTGGTGCGCTGCATCCGTAATGCGCTGAACCTGGAAACCCAGCGTCTCGAAGGCGGCATGACCGTGCTGGCCTCGATTGGTTCGACCGCGCCGTTCGTGGGTCTGTTCGGCACGGTTTGGGGTATCTACCACGCGCTGCTGGCCATCGCCTCGTCAGGCCAAGCCACGCTGGATGCCGTTGCCGGTCCGATGGGTGAAGCACTGGTGGCAACCGCTGCCGGTCTGTTCGCCGCGATTCCGGCAGTGTTGGCTTACAACACCTTCGTTCGTGGCAACAAAGTGGTGCAAAACCATCTCGACAGTTTCGCTCACGATCTGCACCACTCGCTGCTCGCGTTTGGCAGCAAGTAA